A DNA window from Pseudomonas resinovorans NBRC 106553 contains the following coding sequences:
- a CDS encoding lysoplasmalogenase, whose protein sequence is MGTLIVALAGVLAFVTGRALELDWLCFWSKPVPILALLFWLRGAPAGPYRRWIAIGLVLSLLGDMLLEWPADLFVFGLGAFLLAHLAYLRAYLQDNRTLAPLALLAAAGCGGAIFALLASGGLGALLLPVACYALAISAMLWRALARLGGDASRQSALLAAVGAALFVLSDSLIGINRFVTPFSGASYFIILSYWLGQWGITASARSFSTAIALPEKSIGDLTGNRL, encoded by the coding sequence ATGGGAACCCTGATCGTTGCACTGGCCGGCGTGCTGGCCTTCGTCACCGGCCGTGCGCTGGAACTGGACTGGCTGTGCTTCTGGAGCAAGCCGGTGCCCATCCTGGCGCTGCTGTTCTGGTTGCGCGGTGCACCGGCTGGCCCCTACCGCCGCTGGATCGCCATCGGCCTGGTCCTGTCCCTGCTTGGCGACATGCTGCTGGAGTGGCCTGCGGACCTCTTCGTGTTCGGCCTTGGCGCCTTCCTCCTCGCGCACCTGGCCTACCTGCGCGCCTACCTGCAGGACAACCGGACGCTGGCGCCCCTGGCGCTGTTGGCGGCGGCAGGCTGCGGCGGTGCCATCTTCGCCCTGCTCGCCTCCGGCGGCCTGGGCGCCCTGCTGCTGCCGGTGGCCTGCTACGCGCTGGCCATCAGCGCCATGCTCTGGCGCGCCCTGGCACGCCTGGGCGGCGACGCGAGCCGCCAATCGGCGTTGCTGGCGGCGGTCGGTGCGGCGCTGTTCGTGCTGTCCGACAGCCTGATCGGGATCAACCGATTCGTTACCCCCTTCAGCGGCGCGAGCTACTTCATCATTCTCAGTTACTGGCTCGGGCAATGGGGAATCACCGCCTCGGCGAGGAGTTTCTCGACCGCCATCGCCTTGCCGGAAAAATCCATCGGCGACCTCACGGGAAATCGGCTATAG
- a CDS encoding AraC family transcriptional regulator, which yields MLEARLLRLDHQAHHHAHDHHQLVLSLAGRAEFEVDGRGGEVCRMRACLVPGDAGHEFAGIGDNQMLILDLDEQGASTEGAELLGRLFEKPRYPELDADFHNLLSYAGAELARYGSDPMLVRSLGGVLLRALHLRLFGELKRRPVGSLDIERLDGYIQDNLARRISVAELAQVACLSPSHFHAQFKSSLGLTPHQYLLKSRLDRAARLLRESEQPLVRIAEECGFSSQSALTTAMRRYLGLTPKRLRGAD from the coding sequence ATGCTCGAAGCCCGTCTCCTGCGCCTGGACCATCAGGCCCATCACCATGCCCACGATCACCACCAACTGGTGCTGTCCCTTGCCGGCCGTGCCGAGTTCGAGGTGGATGGCCGTGGCGGAGAAGTGTGCCGGATGCGCGCCTGCCTGGTGCCGGGGGATGCCGGCCACGAATTCGCCGGCATCGGTGACAACCAGATGCTGATCCTCGACCTGGACGAGCAGGGGGCCTCGACCGAAGGCGCCGAACTCCTCGGCCGTCTCTTCGAGAAGCCGCGTTACCCCGAACTCGATGCGGACTTTCATAACCTCCTCAGCTACGCCGGAGCCGAACTCGCCCGCTACGGCAGCGACCCGATGCTGGTGCGTTCCCTCGGTGGCGTCCTGCTGCGCGCGCTCCATCTGCGGCTGTTTGGCGAGCTGAAACGCCGTCCGGTGGGCAGCCTGGATATCGAACGCCTGGATGGCTACATCCAGGACAACCTGGCGCGACGGATCAGCGTGGCGGAGCTGGCCCAGGTGGCCTGCCTGAGTCCCAGCCACTTCCATGCCCAGTTCAAGAGCAGCCTGGGCCTGACACCCCACCAGTACCTGCTGAAATCCCGCCTCGATCGCGCCGCCCGCCTGCTGCGGGAAAGCGAACAACCCCTGGTGCGCATCGCCGAGGAGTGCGGCTTCTCCAGCCAGAGTGCCTTGACCACTGCCATGCGCCGTTACCTCGGCCTGACGCCCAAGCGCCTGCGCGGCGCCGACTGA
- the lon gene encoding endopeptidase La has protein sequence MSDQDINADIVEEATSSQRTGLVLPGQTLPDKVYVIPIHNRPFFPAQVLPVIVNEEPWAETLDLVSKTEHHCLALFFMENPPEDPRHFDPSTLPEHGTLVRVHHASREGGKLQFVAQGLSRVRIRGWLKRHRPPYLVEVDYPQSPQDPRDEVKAYGMALINAIKELLPLNPLYSEELKNYLNRFSPNDPSPLTDFAAALTTAPARELQEVLDTVPVLKRMEKVLPLLRKEVEVARLQSELSAEVNRKIGQHQREFFLKEQLKLIQQELGITKDDRSADSEQFAQRLEGKVLPEQARKRIDDEMNKLSILETGSPEYAVTRNYLDWATSVPWGVYGKDKLDLKHARKVLDKHHAGLDDVKNRIIEFLAVGAFKGEISGSIVLLVGPPGVGKTSIGKSIAESLGRPFYRFSVGGMRDEAEIKGHRRTYIGALPGKLVQALKEVEVMNPVIMLDEIDKLGASYQGDPASALLETLDPEQNVEFLDHYLDLRLDLSKVLFVCTANTLDAIPGPLLDRMETIRLSGYITEEKHAIAKRHLWPRLLERTGVPKERLAITDAALTSVIDGYAREAGVRQLEKQLGKIVRKSVVRLLEEPDAKIKVGQKDLEHYLGLAPFRKEQLLAGVGVITGLAWTSMGGATLPIEATRIHTLNRGFKLTGQLGDVMKESAEIAYSYISSHLKRYGGDPAFFDQAFVHLHVPEGATPKDGPSAGVTMASALLSLARDQAPKKGVAMTGELTLTGQVLPIGGVREKVIAARRQRIFELILPEANRGAFQELPDYLKEGMTVHFARRYSDVAKVLFD, from the coding sequence ATGAGCGATCAGGACATCAACGCCGACATCGTCGAAGAAGCCACTTCCAGCCAGCGGACCGGCCTGGTGTTGCCCGGCCAGACGCTACCGGACAAGGTCTACGTCATCCCCATCCACAACCGCCCGTTCTTCCCGGCGCAAGTGCTGCCGGTGATAGTCAACGAGGAGCCCTGGGCGGAAACCCTGGACCTGGTGTCCAAGACCGAGCACCACTGCCTGGCGCTGTTCTTCATGGAGAACCCGCCGGAAGACCCCCGCCATTTCGACCCCAGCACCCTGCCCGAACACGGCACCCTGGTGCGGGTCCACCATGCCAGCCGCGAAGGCGGCAAACTCCAGTTCGTGGCCCAGGGCCTGTCGCGGGTACGCATCCGTGGCTGGCTCAAGCGTCACCGCCCGCCTTACCTGGTGGAGGTGGATTATCCCCAGAGCCCCCAGGACCCACGGGACGAGGTGAAGGCCTACGGCATGGCCCTGATCAATGCGATCAAGGAGCTGCTGCCACTGAACCCGCTGTACAGCGAGGAACTGAAGAACTACCTCAACCGTTTCAGCCCCAACGACCCTTCGCCCCTGACCGACTTCGCCGCCGCCCTGACCACCGCCCCGGCCCGTGAGCTGCAGGAAGTGCTGGACACCGTGCCGGTGCTCAAGCGCATGGAGAAGGTCCTGCCGCTGCTGCGCAAGGAAGTCGAAGTGGCGCGGCTGCAGAGCGAGCTGTCCGCCGAGGTCAATCGCAAGATCGGCCAGCACCAGCGCGAATTCTTCCTCAAGGAGCAGCTCAAGCTGATCCAGCAGGAGCTGGGCATCACCAAGGACGACCGCAGCGCCGACAGCGAGCAGTTCGCCCAGCGCCTTGAAGGCAAGGTGCTGCCGGAGCAGGCGAGAAAACGCATCGACGACGAAATGAACAAGTTGTCGATCCTGGAGACCGGCTCCCCCGAATACGCCGTGACACGCAACTACCTCGACTGGGCCACCTCGGTGCCCTGGGGCGTCTACGGCAAGGACAAGCTCGACCTCAAGCACGCGCGCAAGGTGCTGGACAAGCACCACGCCGGGCTCGATGACGTGAAGAACCGCATCATCGAGTTCCTTGCCGTGGGCGCGTTCAAGGGTGAGATTTCCGGCTCCATCGTGCTGCTGGTGGGCCCGCCCGGTGTGGGCAAGACCAGCATCGGCAAGTCCATCGCCGAATCCCTGGGCCGGCCCTTCTACCGCTTCAGCGTGGGCGGCATGCGCGACGAGGCCGAGATCAAGGGCCACCGCCGCACCTACATCGGCGCCCTGCCCGGCAAGCTGGTGCAGGCGCTGAAGGAAGTGGAGGTGATGAACCCGGTGATCATGCTCGACGAGATCGACAAGCTCGGCGCCAGCTACCAGGGCGACCCGGCCTCGGCGCTGCTGGAAACCCTGGACCCGGAGCAGAACGTCGAGTTCCTTGACCACTACCTGGACCTGCGCCTGGACCTGTCCAAGGTGCTCTTCGTCTGCACCGCCAACACCCTGGACGCCATCCCCGGCCCGTTGCTGGACCGCATGGAAACCATCCGCCTCTCCGGCTACATCACCGAAGAGAAGCACGCCATCGCCAAGCGTCACCTCTGGCCACGCCTGCTGGAGCGCACCGGCGTGCCCAAGGAACGCCTGGCCATTACCGACGCCGCCCTGACGTCGGTAATCGACGGCTACGCCCGTGAGGCCGGGGTGCGCCAGCTGGAGAAACAGCTGGGCAAGATCGTCCGCAAGTCGGTGGTGCGCCTGCTGGAAGAGCCCGACGCGAAGATCAAGGTCGGGCAGAAGGACCTGGAGCACTACCTGGGCCTGGCCCCCTTCCGCAAGGAACAACTGCTGGCCGGCGTCGGCGTGATCACCGGGCTGGCCTGGACCAGCATGGGTGGCGCCACCCTGCCCATCGAGGCGACGCGCATCCACACCCTCAACCGCGGCTTCAAGCTGACCGGCCAACTGGGCGACGTGATGAAGGAGTCGGCGGAGATCGCCTACAGCTACATCAGCTCCCACCTGAAACGCTACGGCGGCGACCCGGCCTTCTTCGACCAGGCCTTCGTCCACCTCCACGTACCGGAAGGCGCCACGCCCAAGGACGGCCCCAGCGCCGGCGTCACCATGGCCAGCGCGCTGCTGTCCCTGGCGCGCGACCAGGCGCCGAAGAAGGGCGTGGCCATGACCGGCGAACTCACCCTGACCGGCCAGGTACTGCCGATCGGCGGCGTGCGCGAGAAGGTGATCGCCGCGCGCCGGCAGCGGATCTTCGAGCTGATCCTGCCGGAAGCCAACCGCGGCGCCTTCCAGGAGCTGCCCGACTACCTCAAGGAAGGCATGACGGTGCACTTCGCCCGCCGCTACAGCGATGTGGCCAAGGTACTGTTCGACTGA
- a CDS encoding protease inhibitor I42 family protein, protein MSLALSPRLLLPAGLVLLTACAQQPTGPVVLQDAQDDCPLTLAPGQPLVLTLPSNPTTGFRWVMRDPAANVLQSLGPEVYSAPEEAGLVGSAGQSTWRFKASQPGDGRLHLDYQRPWETDVAPAESFDCQVSVK, encoded by the coding sequence ATGTCCCTCGCCCTCTCCCCCCGCCTGCTATTACCTGCGGGCCTCGTCCTGCTCACCGCCTGCGCCCAGCAGCCGACCGGCCCGGTGGTGCTGCAGGACGCGCAGGACGACTGCCCACTGACCCTCGCCCCGGGCCAGCCGCTGGTGCTGACCCTGCCCAGCAACCCCACCACCGGCTTTCGCTGGGTGATGCGCGACCCCGCCGCCAACGTGCTGCAAAGCCTCGGCCCGGAGGTCTACTCGGCCCCCGAGGAGGCCGGCCTGGTGGGTAGCGCCGGTCAATCCACCTGGCGCTTCAAGGCCAGCCAACCCGGCGATGGCCGCCTGCACCTCGACTACCAGCGGCCCTGGGAAACCGATGTGGCGCCGGCCGAGTCCTTCGACTGCCAGGTCAGCGTCAAATAG